In Mycobacterium sp. Aquia_213, the sequence GGCATGCCGCCGAGCAGGTTGCCCGAGCCGGCGGCCTCGGGGACCGCGCTGATCGCGCTGACCGGAACGGCCGCGGCGTGGCTGACCGCGGGAGCAGCCCCGGACCACAAGGCCGGGACGGACAACCGGCCGACGGCGCCCGCGTTGCCCAGACCGGCCGCCACCGCCGGCGCCGCATGGGTAGCGCCACCGCCGAGCATGCCGCCCAGACCGGCCAACCCTTTGGGAGCGGCGGCCGCCGCGCTGGCGACTGCGCCGCCGAGTTGCCCGGTACTTTTGGCGATCTGCACACCGCTGTTACCCATACCAACGGAGAAGTACGGCAGACCCTCGGTGTTGTAGGCGAAACCGGCGAACGGGCTCAGACCGTTGACGAAGGTGGCGAAGCTGTTGGGCAACGTGGTCTGCCCGGTCAACAGGAACCACAGTTCGGTGAACGGGTCCGTGGGCGTCGTCGCGGCCGCTGCTGCTTGTGCCGCGGGAGTCGCCGCGGACTGCAGGGTGCTGGGCGTCTGCTGGATCGCACTCGCCGTCGTGCTCGCGGCGTTGCCCGCCCCGGTGCTCGCCGCCGACGAGGTCGCGTCGCCCTGCTTGGCCTGGCCGGAGGGGTCGGTGACCTCTGGTGCCGATTTGAACGGGGTCACCTTGGTCGCCGAGGCGGACTGAGCCGCGTAGTTGTACATCGTGGTGGCGTCCTCGGCCCAAAACTGACCGTATTGGGCTTCGAGTTGCGCGATCACCCCGGAATTTTGACCCAGCGTGTTGGTTGCCTTCGCCTGGGCCAGCAGGGCGCGGTTTTGTGCGATCACCGGCGGCGGCACCGCCGAGGAGAACGCGGCCTCGAACGCGGCCGCTGCCGAGGACAGCTGCTGGGCAGCCTGTTCGGCTTGAGTCGCGGTGGTCTTGACCCACGTCACGTACGGGGTCAACGCCTGGACGGCCTTCGTCGAGGCCGCCCCCAGCCACTCCTCGCTGGACAGCTGAGTGATCACGTTCTGGTAGCCCATCGCCGCCGAATTCAGCTCGGCAGCAAGGGAATTCCATGCCGAGGCCGCCGTGATCAACGACGTCGCACCCGCGCCCGCATATAGGCGCGCAGAGTTGAACTCCGGCGGGAACGCCCCAAAATCAATCGACATGCTTGAGCCTCCTGGATCCCGGCCGGGTTGCCTGACGCATTGATTTGATCGCGAATACCGTTCTGGATCTATGCGTTTCGACTTTTGACGACGCCCGTTGTCGGGTGTCCACGGCCGTTGCCTACGTGCCTGCCGCGCTGGCACTCTGGCAGTTGGACATATCGGGCCGAGGGGTTACGGGTGAATCGGGAGGTGAGCGAAATGCGCTCAGCCGGAACCGATCAGCGACTCGTACCGGAATCCGGGACTCCCCCGTTCCCGGTTCGGCCGGCGCCCCGAGTCAGGAAAAGCGAAATGCACGCAGGACGGCTACGCGGCCGTCATGCGTGCATTCGCAGTGAATCGAATGGCTACCCGGCGAAGGGTGGGCGGGCCATGACGGTGGGGCGGAAGCCGTACCGGGGGCCCGAAGCACCGAAGCCTTGGCCGGCACCCATGCCGGCTAGGGGCATGCCGCCGAGCAGGTTGCCCGAGCCGGCGGCTTCGGGGGCCGCGCTGATCGCGCTGACGGGTACGGCCGAGGCGTGGCTGATCGCGGGTGCGGCTCCAGACCACATGGCCGGGACCGACAGTCGCCCGACCGAACCCGCATTGCCCAGACCGGCTGCCACCGCCGGCGCCGCGTGGGCGCCGCCGCCGAGCATGCCGCCCAGACCGGCCAAGCCCTTGGGAGCCGCCGAGGCCGCGCTGGCGACCGCACCGCCGAGTTGCCCGGTACTTTTGGCGATCTGCACACCGCTGTTACCCATACCAACGGAGAAGTACGGCAGACCCTCGGTGTTGTAGGCGAAACCCACGAACGGGCTCAGACCGTTGACGAACGTCGCGAAGCTGCTCGGCAAAATGGTCTGGCCGGTCAGCAGGAACCACGCCTGAGTGAACGGATCCGTGGTTGTGGCCGCCGCCGCCGCGGGAGCCGCCGCGGCCTGAATCGTGTTGGGCGTCTGAGTGATCGCATCCGCGGTCGTCTTCGCGGCGTTGCCCGCCCCGGTGGCCGACGCGGCCGACGTCGCCGCGCCCTGCTTGGCCTGGGCATCCGCGGTAGACACCTCGGGAGCGTCTTGGAACGGGGTCACCTTGGTCGCCGAGGCGGACTGAGCCGCGTAGTTGTACAGGGTGCTGGCATCCTGGGCCCAGAACTGACCGTACTGCGACTCCAGCTGGGCGATCACGCTGGTGTATTGGCCCAGCACGTTGGCCTGTAGCGCCTGGGTCAGCAGAGCCCGGTTCTGCGCGATCAGCGGCGGCGGCACCACCGAAGCGAACGCGGTCTCGAACGCCGCCGAGGCCGAGTCGAGCTGCTGGGCAGCCTGTTCGGCCTGGGACGCGGTGGTCTTCATCCAGGTCACATACGGAGTGAGAGCTTGGGCGGCCTTCGTCGAGGCGGGCCCCAGCCACTCCTCGCTGGACAGCTGAGTGATCACGTTCTCGTAGCCGAGAGCAGCCGAATTCAGCTCCGCGGCAAGCGAACGCCAGGCCGAGGCCGCCGTCGTCATCGACGTCGAACCCGCACCGGAATACATACGGGCGGAGTTCACTTCTGGAGGTAGCGCCCCAAAATCAATCATCGTGATCCCCTTAGCCCGCCGCGGCCGCGTTGGCCGCCTCTGTCAGCGCATATGACCCCGAGCTCGTGCTCAAGGTGTTGACGAACTGCTCGTGTATCGCGGTTGCCTGGGCACTGACCGCCTGATACATCTGGGCGTGTGCAGCAAACTGCGCCGCCGTCAGCGCCGACACCTCGTCGGCAGCGGCCGGTACCACACCAGTCGTCGGGGCTGCGGCCGCAGCATTTTGGGCGGTCAGCGCCGAACCGATCCCCTGCAACGTGCCCGCCGCCGCCGCCAACGCCTCTGGCTGCGTTGTCACAAACGACATGTGATTCCCTCCTCAGTAACCGTCCGGCGCAAACACCGGCGGGGTTTCTTGATGATGACGTTAGTTCGATCGCAGTTGGACATACGGCGTCGCTGCGAACTGTTCAGACCCGGACAACCTCTGTTCATCTGGCAGACACTTCTGTTCGTCGAGATTCCAATAGCTCATGGCCGTTAACCCGCCGATGGTGGCCGGACAAGCACATTGCGCTTGAAGCCGTATTTGTGGGTGAAGCCGGCGGCGGCGCGTCGTCCGCCACCGGTCATGGGCATGCCTTGCAGGACGCCATTGTTGGCCGGTCCCGCGGCGCTGGTGGCGTAGTTGACCATGGTGGCCTGAATGGCTTGTTCCTCGACCGCGGCGGGTGCGGCGCCGGCCCAGGTGGAGGGCACCGACAGTCCGCCGACCTTGACCGACGAGGCGAGGTTCGCTGCTGCCGCGACGCCGCCGGGGTGGCCGCCGCCCAGGGCAGCCAAACCGGCGAACTGCGGTGTCGGGTACCACGCACCACTACCACCTGCCGTGGTACCGATACCGACCGTCAACTGCTGCTGTATCTGG encodes:
- a CDS encoding PPE family protein; this encodes MSIDFGAFPPEFNSARLYAGAGATSLITAASAWNSLAAELNSAAMGYQNVITQLSSEEWLGAASTKAVQALTPYVTWVKTTATQAEQAAQQLSSAAAAFEAAFSSAVPPPVIAQNRALLAQAKATNTLGQNSGVIAQLEAQYGQFWAEDATTMYNYAAQSASATKVTPFKSAPEVTDPSGQAKQGDATSSAASTGAGNAASTTASAIQQTPSTLQSAATPAAQAAAAATTPTDPFTELWFLLTGQTTLPNSFATFVNGLSPFAGFAYNTEGLPYFSVGMGNSGVQIAKSTGQLGGAVASAAAAAPKGLAGLGGMLGGGATHAAPAVAAGLGNAGAVGRLSVPALWSGAAPAVSHAAAVPVSAISAVPEAAGSGNLLGGMPLAGMGGAHGVGAAGPRYGFRPTVMARPPFAG
- a CDS encoding PPE family protein; its protein translation is MIDFGALPPEVNSARMYSGAGSTSMTTAASAWRSLAAELNSAALGYENVITQLSSEEWLGPASTKAAQALTPYVTWMKTTASQAEQAAQQLDSASAAFETAFASVVPPPLIAQNRALLTQALQANVLGQYTSVIAQLESQYGQFWAQDASTLYNYAAQSASATKVTPFQDAPEVSTADAQAKQGAATSAASATGAGNAAKTTADAITQTPNTIQAAAAPAAAAATTTDPFTQAWFLLTGQTILPSSFATFVNGLSPFVGFAYNTEGLPYFSVGMGNSGVQIAKSTGQLGGAVASAASAAPKGLAGLGGMLGGGAHAAPAVAAGLGNAGSVGRLSVPAMWSGAAPAISHASAVPVSAISAAPEAAGSGNLLGGMPLAGMGAGQGFGASGPRYGFRPTVMARPPFAG
- a CDS encoding PE family protein produces the protein MSFVTTQPEALAAAAGTLQGIGSALTAQNAAAAAPTTGVVPAAADEVSALTAAQFAAHAQMYQAVSAQATAIHEQFVNTLSTSSGSYALTEAANAAAAG